A window of Chloroflexota bacterium contains these coding sequences:
- a CDS encoding helix-turn-helix domain-containing protein → MFLTTRQAAKRLGICEQRVRQLIYEGRLKAVKIGGHNLIAEEDCHYERKRDYPVKPKGDAR, encoded by the coding sequence ATGTTCTTGACCACCAGGCAGGCAGCCAAGAGACTGGGTATCTGCGAACAGAGAGTGAGACAGTTGATCTACGAAGGCCGGCTAAAGGCGGTGAAGATCGGCGGCCATAACCTCATTGCTGAGGAGGACTGTCACTACGAGAGGAAGCGGGACTATCCAGTAAAGCCAAAGGGGGATGCACGATGA